A portion of the Drosophila sechellia strain sech25 chromosome 2R, ASM438219v1, whole genome shotgun sequence genome contains these proteins:
- the LOC6615805 gene encoding solute carrier family 12 member 6 isoform X8: MQSNSAKDDSDEMEIIPSEHNGTVHETKNEDSGDIHRAEENQKSSIDPNLYLYDDDLETRPHISTFISSIANYENTIPAATDPDAKPAAPSARMGTLIGVFLPCIQNIFGVILFIRLTWVVGTAGAVCGFLIVLTCCCVTMLTAISMSAIATNGVVPAGGSYFMISRSLGPEFGGAVGMLFYTGTTLAAAMYIVGAVEIVLTYMAPWASIFGDFTKDADAMYNNFRVYGTLLLIFMGLIVFLGVKFVNKFATVALACVILSIIAVYVGIFDNIHGNEKLYMCVLGKRLLKDIPLENCTKEDSFLRDIYCPDGKCEEYYLANNVTKVKGIKGLASGVFYDNIFPSFLEKGQFISYGKSAIDIENTSGESYNQIMADITTSFTLLIGIFFPSVTGIMAGSNRSGDLADAQKSIPIGTICAILTTSTVYLSSVMFFAGTVDNLLLRDKFGQSIGGKLVVANIAWPNQWVILIGSFLSTLGAGLQSLTGAPRLLQAIARDEIIPFLAPFAKSSKRGEPTRALLLTIVICQCGILLGNVDLLAPLLSMFFLMCYGFVNLACAVQTLLRTPNWRPRFKFYHWSLSLIGLTLCISVMIMTSWYFALIAMGMAIIIYKYIEYRGAEKEWGDGIRGMALTAARYSLLRLEEGPPHTKNWRPQILVLSKLNDNLLPKYRKIFSFATQLKAGKGLTICVSVIKGDHTKITNKAVDAKATLRKYMTDEKVKGFCDVLVAQQIGEGLSSVIQTIGLGGMKPNTVIIGWPYSWRQEGRNSWKTFIQTVRTVAACHMALMVPKGINFYPESNHKIGGNIDIWWIVHDGGLLMLLPFLLKQHRTWRNCKLRIFTVAQIEDNSIQMKKDLKTFLYHLRIEADVEVVEMNNSDISAYTYERTLMMEQRNQMLRALGLNKKENSKVDSQNDEKRNSIDLDGPENADTPETTSNKDESTEKADGDFKSSVKPDEFNVRRMHTAIKLNEVIVEKSQDAQLVIMNLPGPPREVRAERESNYMEFLEVLTEGLEKVLMVRGGGREVITIYS, encoded by the exons ATGCAAAGTAACAGTGCAAAAGATGATTCGGatgaaatggaaataatacCATCCGAACACAATGGTACAGTTCACGAAACCAAAAATGAAG ACTCAGGTGATATCCACAGGGCGGAGGAGAACCAGAAGTCCAGCATCGACCCAAATCTATATCTGTACGACGATGATTTGGAGACCAGGCCCCATATATCAACGTTCATTTCATCAATTGCCAATTATGAGAACACGATACCAGCGGCCACCGATCCCGATGCAAAGCCGGCAGCTCCATCGGCTCGAATGG GTACCCTAATTGGAGTGTTCTTGCCATGCATTCAAAACATCTTTGGTGTCATATTGTTCATTCGGTTAACATGGGTTGTTGGAACGGCTGGCGCCGTGTGTGGATTCCTGATTGTTCTGACCTGCTGCTGTGTG ACCATGCTAACCGCGATCTCGATGTCGGCCATTGCAACGAACGGGGTGGTTCCGGCGGGCGGGAGTTACTTCATGATATCACG ATCCCTGGGCCCTGAATTCGGCGGAGCGGTGGGAATGTTGTTCTATACGGGCACCACGCTAGCAGCGGCGATGTACATCGTTGGTGCCGTGGAAATCGTATTG ACATACATGGCGCCGTGGGCATCGATATTTGGGGACTTCACCAAGGATGCTGACGCGATGTACAACAATTTCAGGGTCTACGGCACTTTGCTGCTCATCTTTATGG GTCTCATTGTGTTCCTGGGCGTGAAATTCGTCAATAAATTCGCGACGGTGGCCCTGGCCTGCGTCATCCTTTCGATAATAGCGGTGTATGTGGGAATATTTGACAATATCCATGGCAACGAAAAGCTATA CATGTGTGTTCTGGGAAAACGACTCTTGAAGGACATCCCGCTGGAGAATTGCACAAAGGAAGACTCCTTCTTACGCGACATATACTGCCCAGATGGTAAATGCGAGGAATACTACCTGG CCAACAACGTGACCAAAGTCAAGGGCATCAAGGGTTTGGCCAGTGGCGTGTTCTACGACAACATCTTCCCTTCGTTCCTGGAGAAGGGCCAGTTCATATCCTACGGCAAGAGTGCAATCGACATTGAGAATACCAGTGGAGAGTCATACAACCAGATCATGGCCGACATTACCACGTCGTTCACCCTTCTTATCGGCATCTTCTTCCCATCGGTGACAG GCATCATGGCTGGATCCAATCGATCGGGCGACCTGGCTGACGCCCAGAAGAGCATACCCATCGGAACGATATGTGCCATTCTGACCACCAGCACAGTCTACTTATCCAGCGTTATGTTCTTCGCCGGCACAGTGGATAATCTCCTGCTGAGGGACAA ATTCGGTCAGTCTATCGGTGGCAAGCTGGTGGTGGCCAATATCGCCTGGCCAAATCAGTGGGTCATTCTGATTGGCTCCTTCCTCTCCACCTTGGGCGCTGGTCTGCAGAGTTTAACTGGAGCACCACGCCTGCTGCAGGCGATTGCCAGGGATGAGATCATCCCCTTCCTGGCTCCGTTTGCCAAGTCCTCGAAGCGTGGCGAACCCACCCGTGCACTGCTCCTGACCATCGTCATTTGCCAGTGCGGCATCCTGTTGG GCAACGTGGACTTGCTGGCTCCTCTGCTGTCCATGTTCTTCCTCATGTGCTACGGCTTTGTCAACCTGGCCTGCGCCGTGCAAACCCTTCTGAGGACTCCCAACTGGAGACCGCGCTTCAAGTTCTACCACTGGAGCTTGTCGCTCATCGGCCTGACGCTGTGCATATCAGTCATGATCATGACTTCCTGGTATTTCGCACTGATTGCTATGGGAATGGCCATCATCATCTACAAATACATAGAGTACCGCGG TGCTGAGAAGGAGTGGGGTGATGGCATTCGTGGAATGGCCCTGACTGCCGCCAGGTATTCGCTCCTCCGCCTGGAGGAAGGCCCACCGCATACGAAAAATTGGCGTCCCCAAATTTTGGTGCTTTCGAAGCTCAACGACAACCTCTTGCCAAAGTACAGGAAGATATTCTCCTTTGCCACCCAGCTGAAAGCTGGCAAGGGATTGACGATTTGTGTGTCTGTGATAAAGGGCGACCACACCAAGATCACCAACAAAGCCGTGGATGCGAAGGCCACGCTGCGCAAGTACATGACCGATGAGAAGGTGAAGGGCTTCTGCGATGTCCTGGTAGCCCAGCAGATTGGCGAAGGCCTCAGCTCAGT CATCCAAACCATCGGACTGGGGGGCATGAAGCCCAACACAGTCATCATCGGATGGCCGTACAGCTGGCGGCAGGAGGGCAGGAACAGCTGGAAGACCTTCATCCAAACGGTCCGCACGGTGGCCGCCTGCCACATGGCCCTCATGGTGCCCAAGGGCATCAACTTCTACCCAGAGTCAAACCACAAA ATCGGTGGCAACATTGATATCTGGTGGATTGTCCACGACGGTGGTCTGCTCATGTTGCTGCCCTTCCTGCTGAAGCAACACCGCACCTGGCGCAATTGCAAACTAAGGATCTTCACAGTTGCTCAAATCGAGGACAACTCGATTCAAATGAAGAAGGATCTAAAGACATTCCTCTACCATCTCCGAATCGAGGCCGACGTTGAAGTTGTTGAGATG AACAACAGCGATATTTCCGCTTACACTTACGAGCGGACCCTGATGATGGAACAGCGTAATCAGATGCTGAGAGCATTAGGCttaaataagaaagaaaactCCAAAGTG GATTCTCAGAACGACGAGAAACGTAACTCAATTGATTTGGATGGTCCCGAGAACGCGGACACACCCGAAACTACTTCTAACAAGGATGAATCGACAGAGAAAGCCGACGGAGACTTTAAGTCCAGTGTGAAACC GGATGAGTTCAACGTTCGTCGCATGCACACAGCAATAAAACTAAACGAGGTTATTGTAGAAAAGTCACAGGACGCCCAGTTGGTCATAATGAATCTACCTGGACCACCTAGGGAAGTGAGAGCGGAGCGTGAAAGCAATT ATATGGAATTTCTGGAGGTATTAACAGAGGGCCTTGAAAAAGTGTTAATGGTTCGCGGAGGAGGCCGAGAAGTTATAACAATTTACTCTTAA
- the LOC6615805 gene encoding solute carrier family 12 member 4 isoform X3, which translates to MQSNSAKDDSDEMEIIPSEHNGTVHETKNEDSGDIHRAEENQKSSIDPNLYLYDDDLETRPHISTFISSIANYENTIPAATDPDAKPAAPSARMGTLIGVFLPCIQNIFGVILFIRLTWVVGTAGAVCGFLIVLTCCCVTMLTAISMSAIATNGVVPAGGSYFMISRSLGPEFGGAVGMLFYTGTTLAAAMYIVGAVEIVLTYMAPWASIFGDFTKDADAMYNNFRVYGTLLLIFMGLIVFLGVKFVNKFATVALACVILSIIAVYVGIFDNIHGNEKLYMCVLGKRLLKDIPLENCTKEDSFLRDIYCPDGKCEEYYLANNVTKVKGIKGLASGVFYDNIFPSFLEKGQFISYGKSAIDIENTSGESYNQIMADITTSFTLLIGIFFPSVTGIMAGSNRSGDLADAQKSIPIGTICAILTTSTVYLSSVMFFAGTVDNLLLRDKFGQSIGGKLVVANIAWPNQWVILIGSFLSTLGAGLQSLTGAPRLLQAIARDEIIPFLAPFAKSSKRGEPTRALLLTIVICQCGILLGNVDLLAPLLSMFFLMCYGFVNLACAVQTLLRTPNWRPRFKFYHWSLSLIGLTLCISVMIMTSWYFALIAMGMAIIIYKYIEYRGAEKEWGDGIRGMALTAARYSLLRLEEGPPHTKNWRPQILVLSKLNDNLLPKYRKIFSFATQLKAGKGLTICVSVIKGDHTKITNKAVDAKATLRKYMTDEKVKGFCDVLVAQQIGEGLSSVIQTIGLGGMKPNTVIIGWPYSWRQEGRNSWKTFIQTVRTVAACHMALMVPKGINFYPESNHKIGGNIDIWWIVHDGGLLMLLPFLLKQHRTWRNCKLRIFTVAQIEDNSIQMKKDLKTFLYHLRIEADVEVVEMNNSDISAYTYERTLMMEQRNQMLRALGLNKKENSKVVQTIMDFKETPSDNKMSLVQTIVDHHYDATKTASKVRFADPTIEETQHHDSQNDEKRNSIDLDGPENADTPETTSNKDESTEKADGDFKSSVKPDEFNVRRMHTAIKLNEVIVEKSQDAQLVIMNLPGPPREVRAERESNYMEFLEVLTEGLEKVLMVRGGGREVITIYS; encoded by the exons ATGCAAAGTAACAGTGCAAAAGATGATTCGGatgaaatggaaataatacCATCCGAACACAATGGTACAGTTCACGAAACCAAAAATGAAG ACTCAGGTGATATCCACAGGGCGGAGGAGAACCAGAAGTCCAGCATCGACCCAAATCTATATCTGTACGACGATGATTTGGAGACCAGGCCCCATATATCAACGTTCATTTCATCAATTGCCAATTATGAGAACACGATACCAGCGGCCACCGATCCCGATGCAAAGCCGGCAGCTCCATCGGCTCGAATGG GTACCCTAATTGGAGTGTTCTTGCCATGCATTCAAAACATCTTTGGTGTCATATTGTTCATTCGGTTAACATGGGTTGTTGGAACGGCTGGCGCCGTGTGTGGATTCCTGATTGTTCTGACCTGCTGCTGTGTG ACCATGCTAACCGCGATCTCGATGTCGGCCATTGCAACGAACGGGGTGGTTCCGGCGGGCGGGAGTTACTTCATGATATCACG ATCCCTGGGCCCTGAATTCGGCGGAGCGGTGGGAATGTTGTTCTATACGGGCACCACGCTAGCAGCGGCGATGTACATCGTTGGTGCCGTGGAAATCGTATTG ACATACATGGCGCCGTGGGCATCGATATTTGGGGACTTCACCAAGGATGCTGACGCGATGTACAACAATTTCAGGGTCTACGGCACTTTGCTGCTCATCTTTATGG GTCTCATTGTGTTCCTGGGCGTGAAATTCGTCAATAAATTCGCGACGGTGGCCCTGGCCTGCGTCATCCTTTCGATAATAGCGGTGTATGTGGGAATATTTGACAATATCCATGGCAACGAAAAGCTATA CATGTGTGTTCTGGGAAAACGACTCTTGAAGGACATCCCGCTGGAGAATTGCACAAAGGAAGACTCCTTCTTACGCGACATATACTGCCCAGATGGTAAATGCGAGGAATACTACCTGG CCAACAACGTGACCAAAGTCAAGGGCATCAAGGGTTTGGCCAGTGGCGTGTTCTACGACAACATCTTCCCTTCGTTCCTGGAGAAGGGCCAGTTCATATCCTACGGCAAGAGTGCAATCGACATTGAGAATACCAGTGGAGAGTCATACAACCAGATCATGGCCGACATTACCACGTCGTTCACCCTTCTTATCGGCATCTTCTTCCCATCGGTGACAG GCATCATGGCTGGATCCAATCGATCGGGCGACCTGGCTGACGCCCAGAAGAGCATACCCATCGGAACGATATGTGCCATTCTGACCACCAGCACAGTCTACTTATCCAGCGTTATGTTCTTCGCCGGCACAGTGGATAATCTCCTGCTGAGGGACAA ATTCGGTCAGTCTATCGGTGGCAAGCTGGTGGTGGCCAATATCGCCTGGCCAAATCAGTGGGTCATTCTGATTGGCTCCTTCCTCTCCACCTTGGGCGCTGGTCTGCAGAGTTTAACTGGAGCACCACGCCTGCTGCAGGCGATTGCCAGGGATGAGATCATCCCCTTCCTGGCTCCGTTTGCCAAGTCCTCGAAGCGTGGCGAACCCACCCGTGCACTGCTCCTGACCATCGTCATTTGCCAGTGCGGCATCCTGTTGG GCAACGTGGACTTGCTGGCTCCTCTGCTGTCCATGTTCTTCCTCATGTGCTACGGCTTTGTCAACCTGGCCTGCGCCGTGCAAACCCTTCTGAGGACTCCCAACTGGAGACCGCGCTTCAAGTTCTACCACTGGAGCTTGTCGCTCATCGGCCTGACGCTGTGCATATCAGTCATGATCATGACTTCCTGGTATTTCGCACTGATTGCTATGGGAATGGCCATCATCATCTACAAATACATAGAGTACCGCGG TGCTGAGAAGGAGTGGGGTGATGGCATTCGTGGAATGGCCCTGACTGCCGCCAGGTATTCGCTCCTCCGCCTGGAGGAAGGCCCACCGCATACGAAAAATTGGCGTCCCCAAATTTTGGTGCTTTCGAAGCTCAACGACAACCTCTTGCCAAAGTACAGGAAGATATTCTCCTTTGCCACCCAGCTGAAAGCTGGCAAGGGATTGACGATTTGTGTGTCTGTGATAAAGGGCGACCACACCAAGATCACCAACAAAGCCGTGGATGCGAAGGCCACGCTGCGCAAGTACATGACCGATGAGAAGGTGAAGGGCTTCTGCGATGTCCTGGTAGCCCAGCAGATTGGCGAAGGCCTCAGCTCAGT CATCCAAACCATCGGACTGGGGGGCATGAAGCCCAACACAGTCATCATCGGATGGCCGTACAGCTGGCGGCAGGAGGGCAGGAACAGCTGGAAGACCTTCATCCAAACGGTCCGCACGGTGGCCGCCTGCCACATGGCCCTCATGGTGCCCAAGGGCATCAACTTCTACCCAGAGTCAAACCACAAA ATCGGTGGCAACATTGATATCTGGTGGATTGTCCACGACGGTGGTCTGCTCATGTTGCTGCCCTTCCTGCTGAAGCAACACCGCACCTGGCGCAATTGCAAACTAAGGATCTTCACAGTTGCTCAAATCGAGGACAACTCGATTCAAATGAAGAAGGATCTAAAGACATTCCTCTACCATCTCCGAATCGAGGCCGACGTTGAAGTTGTTGAGATG AACAACAGCGATATTTCCGCTTACACTTACGAGCGGACCCTGATGATGGAACAGCGTAATCAGATGCTGAGAGCATTAGGCttaaataagaaagaaaactCCAAAGTG GTTCAGACTATAATGGACTTTAAGGAAACACCCAGTGATAATAAAATGTCTTTG GTTCAAACAATTGTAGACCACCATTATGACGCCACCAAAACGGCGTCTAAAGTTCGCTTCGCCGATCCAACTATAGAAGAAACACAGCATCAC GATTCTCAGAACGACGAGAAACGTAACTCAATTGATTTGGATGGTCCCGAGAACGCGGACACACCCGAAACTACTTCTAACAAGGATGAATCGACAGAGAAAGCCGACGGAGACTTTAAGTCCAGTGTGAAACC GGATGAGTTCAACGTTCGTCGCATGCACACAGCAATAAAACTAAACGAGGTTATTGTAGAAAAGTCACAGGACGCCCAGTTGGTCATAATGAATCTACCTGGACCACCTAGGGAAGTGAGAGCGGAGCGTGAAAGCAATT ATATGGAATTTCTGGAGGTATTAACAGAGGGCCTTGAAAAAGTGTTAATGGTTCGCGGAGGAGGCCGAGAAGTTATAACAATTTACTCTTAA